One window from the genome of Flavobacterium agricola encodes:
- the deoC gene encoding deoxyribose-phosphate aldolase, whose translation MDIKQYLDSTYLKTSGQAEVDEVTHKQVVHNFILDTIKGGYKCVMIRPEFVALAKAEITAKKSPVVVGTVISFPEGTNSTQEKLDEAQQAINNGVDELDYVIDYTAFKNQQIDYVKEQVYLATKLGLDNNKVVKWIIETAALTPIQIAQLSALIKNVVMKHFDEKFYEKVFVKSSTGFYKTEPGVANGATREGITLMLENASPLPVKASGGVRNTDEALQFIQLGVKRIGTSSADAIVNGYESTSDY comes from the coding sequence ATGGACATAAAACAATATTTAGATTCGACATACCTTAAAACTTCTGGCCAAGCTGAGGTTGATGAGGTAACGCATAAACAAGTTGTACACAATTTTATTTTAGATACAATAAAAGGTGGGTATAAATGTGTTATGATTAGACCAGAATTTGTTGCTTTAGCTAAAGCTGAAATAACAGCGAAAAAATCGCCGGTGGTGGTTGGAACGGTTATTTCTTTTCCGGAAGGTACAAATTCGACACAAGAAAAGTTAGATGAAGCACAACAAGCTATTAATAATGGCGTTGATGAGTTAGATTACGTGATTGATTATACTGCTTTTAAAAATCAGCAAATTGATTATGTAAAAGAACAAGTTTATTTGGCAACTAAGTTAGGATTAGATAATAATAAAGTTGTAAAATGGATTATAGAAACTGCTGCATTAACACCCATTCAAATAGCGCAGCTTTCGGCTTTAATTAAAAATGTAGTAATGAAACATTTTGATGAAAAGTTTTACGAAAAGGTATTTGTTAAATCATCTACTGGGTTTTATAAAACAGAACCTGGGGTTGCAAATGGTGCTACGCGAGAAGGAATAACATTAATGCTAGAAAATGCATCACCATTACCGGTAAAAGCTTCTGGAGGTGTGCGAAATACAGACGAAGCTTTACAATTTATTCAATTGGGTGTAAAACGCATTGGTACATCATCCGCAGATGCAATTGTAAACGGCTACGAAAGCACGTCAGATTATTAA
- a CDS encoding cytochrome c oxidase subunit 3 yields the protein MINQEEYDKKAKSYKMLLWFGMISIVMMFAGFTSAYVISKSRPDWLDDFQMPSAFLFSTIVIILSSFTFHFAVKSVKHSNPKKASSMLWLTLLLAIVFIILQFVGFGQVIDSGLYFTGTESTITTSFLYIVIIVHLAHLVGGIVSLLIVIYNNSKQKYTAAQPVGIELSATFWHFLGVLWLYLFLFFSFYN from the coding sequence ATGATTAATCAAGAAGAATACGATAAAAAAGCCAAATCATACAAAATGTTGCTGTGGTTTGGTATGATTAGTATAGTAATGATGTTTGCTGGTTTTACTAGTGCTTACGTAATTAGTAAATCTAGACCCGATTGGCTAGATGATTTTCAAATGCCTTCGGCTTTTTTATTTAGTACAATTGTTATAATATTAAGTAGTTTTACCTTTCATTTTGCTGTAAAAAGCGTAAAACACAGTAATCCTAAAAAAGCAAGTTCAATGCTTTGGCTTACTTTGTTGTTAGCAATTGTATTTATAATCTTACAATTTGTAGGATTTGGACAAGTTATAGATTCAGGATTATATTTTACAGGTACAGAAAGTACAATTACTACTTCCTTTTTGTATATTGTAATTATTGTGCACTTAGCCCACCTTGTTGGAGGGATTGTGTCATTGTTGATTGTTATTTATAATAACTCTAAACAAAAGTACACGGCCGCTCAACCTGTTGGAATTGAGTTGTCTGCAACGTTTTGGCACTTTTTAGGTGTGTTGTGGCTGTATTTGTTTTTATTTTTCTCTTTCTATAATTAA
- a CDS encoding gliding motility protein RemB: MNTKSLIVLLTTLLTSVLFAQQSYKQQVPLFPSCESTPTEACFYNTMQNFIFHNFKVPEKEVVSNYRGTIYALVQIDTLGKFNSTYIDAETNELREATQQVINALPTVKPYEVNGVKKTFRYSLRINIPLQSVSNHDTQANLLGQTSESSVSFANGNKGLNEVESIKTQKYNNEIFTSDLDIPFTHLYYNEFDPMVNQVGANFHTASKPFLYKDVAKYYDFEKRYNEIKLNKYSWLGRKIFNENLVAVKGNNYWFLIDFSVDLRLGKDVNSDQDYTYTNTRLFKVSGQLGKQVSFTTTVFESQARYADYVTQYAESIRPDGGNPAIIPGIGIAKRFKTDAFDVPSAHANITYTPSEFFDFQLGYGRNFIGDGYRSLIISDVASPYPYFKINTKFWKIKYTNTFMWLKDPSREATVDATYATKYMANHYLSWNVNNRLNLGLFETVIWQNTNNRGFDMNFINPIIFYRSVEFNSSSRTGNAALGLTGKYKFSNSINMYGQLFLDEFSLSDMTNGSNSWKNKYAYQIGAKYYNAFKVKNLMLQLEYNSVRPYTYSHSRVITNYAQNNQSMGHLWGANFREVIAIANYYKGRWFANAKLVYGVKGFDFGTDATAINYGSNINISYDYNRYRDNDVKIGQGNKTHLFNGELQAGYLVNPSLNLKLFGSVIYRDFSPLESTVSTPKGNTTWFQVGLRTDLFNWYTDY, translated from the coding sequence ATGAATACTAAAAGCTTAATTGTCCTACTAACCACCTTACTAACCTCGGTATTGTTTGCCCAACAAAGCTATAAACAACAAGTTCCGCTTTTTCCATCTTGCGAAAGTACGCCAACAGAAGCTTGTTTTTACAATACCATGCAAAATTTTATTTTTCACAATTTTAAAGTGCCTGAAAAAGAAGTTGTAAGTAATTATAGAGGTACAATTTATGCTTTAGTACAAATTGATACGTTAGGAAAGTTTAACAGCACATATATTGATGCAGAAACTAATGAACTGCGCGAAGCAACGCAGCAAGTTATTAACGCGTTACCTACCGTAAAACCTTACGAAGTAAATGGCGTAAAAAAAACATTTCGTTATTCGTTGCGTATCAATATTCCGTTGCAATCGGTTTCTAATCATGATACGCAAGCTAATTTGTTGGGGCAAACCAGCGAAAGCAGTGTTTCTTTTGCTAACGGAAATAAGGGGTTAAACGAAGTTGAGTCTATAAAAACACAAAAGTACAACAACGAAATTTTTACGAGTGATTTAGATATTCCTTTTACGCATTTGTATTATAATGAATTTGACCCCATGGTTAACCAAGTTGGAGCAAACTTTCATACCGCATCCAAACCTTTTTTGTATAAAGATGTAGCAAAATATTATGACTTTGAAAAACGTTACAACGAAATAAAACTAAATAAGTACAGCTGGTTGGGCCGTAAAATATTTAACGAAAATCTTGTTGCGGTTAAAGGCAATAATTATTGGTTTTTGATTGATTTTTCTGTTGATTTACGATTAGGAAAAGATGTAAATTCTGATCAGGATTATACCTACACCAATACCCGTTTGTTTAAAGTTTCTGGGCAATTAGGTAAACAAGTTTCGTTTACTACCACTGTTTTTGAATCGCAGGCGCGATATGCAGATTATGTAACGCAATATGCCGAAAGTATTCGACCAGATGGTGGTAACCCAGCAATTATTCCCGGAATTGGTATTGCTAAACGATTTAAAACAGATGCGTTTGATGTTCCTTCGGCGCATGCTAATATTACGTACACACCGAGCGAATTTTTTGATTTTCAGTTAGGATATGGTCGTAATTTTATTGGTGACGGATATCGCTCATTGATTATTTCTGATGTAGCTAGCCCGTATCCGTATTTTAAAATTAACACCAAGTTCTGGAAAATTAAATACACAAATACGTTTATGTGGTTAAAAGATCCGAGTCGTGAAGCAACGGTTGATGCAACATATGCTACAAAATATATGGCCAATCATTATTTAAGCTGGAATGTTAATAACCGATTAAACTTAGGATTGTTTGAAACCGTAATTTGGCAAAACACAAACAATCGTGGTTTTGATATGAACTTTATTAACCCAATTATTTTTTACCGTTCGGTAGAATTTAACTCTTCATCCAGAACAGGCAATGCAGCTTTAGGATTAACAGGAAAGTACAAGTTTTCTAATTCGATTAACATGTATGGTCAGTTGTTTTTAGATGAATTTTCTTTAAGCGATATGACAAACGGAAGCAATAGCTGGAAAAATAAATACGCCTACCAAATAGGTGCCAAATATTACAATGCTTTTAAGGTTAAAAATTTAATGTTGCAGTTAGAATATAACAGCGTTCGCCCTTATACCTATTCGCACAGCCGCGTAATAACCAATTACGCACAAAACAACCAATCTATGGGGCATTTGTGGGGGGCCAATTTTAGAGAAGTAATTGCCATTGCAAATTATTACAAAGGGCGTTGGTTTGCTAATGCAAAATTGGTTTACGGTGTAAAAGGATTTGATTTTGGAACCGATGCTACAGCCATAAATTACGGAAGCAACATTAACATATCGTACGATTATAATCGCTATCGAGATAATGATGTTAAAATTGGTCAAGGAAATAAAACGCACTTATTTAATGGCGAATTGCAAGCAGGGTATTTGGTTAACCCAAGTTTAAATTTAAAATTATTTGGTTCGGTTATTTATCGTGATTTTAGTCCTTTAGAAAGCACTGTGTCAACCCCAAAAGGAAACACAACTTGGTTTCAGGTTGGTTTACGTACAGATCTTTTTAATTGGTATACAGATTATTAA
- a CDS encoding cytochrome C oxidase subunit IV family protein: MAAHSENSTKRIWNVFIILSVLTIIEVVLGIYKPDSLYKTKFLYMNLLNWIFIILTIWKAYYIMWAFMHLEGEKASLRWTIVGTLAFLIAYLVFILLVEGDYVHNVFRDQQYLWIF, encoded by the coding sequence ATGGCTGCACATTCAGAGAATAGTACAAAAAGAATTTGGAATGTATTTATTATCCTATCAGTACTTACAATCATTGAAGTAGTTTTAGGGATTTACAAACCCGATTCATTATATAAAACAAAGTTCTTATATATGAACTTGTTAAACTGGATTTTCATTATTTTAACTATTTGGAAAGCATATTACATTATGTGGGCTTTCATGCACTTAGAAGGTGAAAAGGCAAGTTTACGTTGGACCATTGTTGGTACATTAGCATTCTTAATTGCGTATCTTGTTTTTATCTTATTGGTAGAAGGAGATTATGTACATAACGTATTTAGAGATCAACAATATCTTTGGATTTTCTAA
- a CDS encoding VanZ family protein: MIKYYIPVFIFFLVLFWLIYFQPNKQSLKKVNSKVAISAFCLGVFIEFLQATLTTSRFADVYDVLANTVGIVLALVAYQQYIKIKTN; encoded by the coding sequence ATGATAAAGTACTACATACCGGTATTTATTTTTTTTTTAGTTTTATTTTGGCTGATTTATTTTCAACCTAATAAACAATCGTTAAAAAAAGTAAATAGTAAAGTAGCTATTTCAGCTTTTTGTTTAGGTGTGTTTATTGAGTTTTTACAGGCAACTTTAACAACCAGCCGATTTGCCGATGTTTATGATGTTTTGGCAAATACTGTAGGAATTGTTTTAGCGCTTGTTGCTTACCAACAATACATAAAAATTAAAACCAATTAA
- a CDS encoding cytochrome c oxidase subunit 3, translated as MGAIANETHWGGGEGVQPLGASYGKLMMWFFILSDSLTFAGFLAAYGFARFKFIGSWPIADEVFNHFPFLHGVDAPMYYVALMTFILIFSSVTMVLAVDAGKKMQQTKVAFYMLLTIIGGLVFVGSQAWEWKNFIQGTYGALETKGGSIIQFVNTDGERVALGDFAATIPHERVEKGRNEGVWFTNTAKVPTYSLEEVVKGFEANPNILIRTEQVVDQKKVILNREESLQRIKDANMVVEGASLIRNEYGHKNFGNFFFFITGFHGFHVSVGIILNIIVFFNVLLGTYERRRNYEMVEKVGLYWHFVDLVWVFVFTFFYLV; from the coding sequence ATGGGAGCAATAGCTAACGAAACACACTGGGGTGGTGGAGAAGGTGTTCAACCACTTGGAGCAAGTTATGGTAAATTAATGATGTGGTTTTTCATCTTATCTGATTCCTTAACATTTGCTGGCTTTCTCGCTGCTTATGGGTTTGCTAGATTTAAATTCATAGGATCATGGCCTATAGCCGATGAGGTGTTTAATCACTTTCCTTTTTTACACGGAGTAGATGCACCAATGTACTATGTTGCATTGATGACATTTATTTTAATTTTCTCTTCTGTAACTATGGTTTTAGCTGTAGATGCAGGTAAAAAAATGCAACAAACTAAAGTTGCCTTCTACATGTTGTTAACAATTATTGGAGGTTTAGTTTTCGTTGGTTCTCAAGCTTGGGAATGGAAAAACTTTATTCAAGGTACTTACGGTGCTTTAGAAACAAAAGGTGGTTCTATCATTCAGTTTGTGAATACAGATGGTGAACGTGTTGCTTTAGGAGATTTTGCTGCTACAATTCCTCATGAAAGAGTTGAAAAAGGACGTAACGAAGGCGTTTGGTTTACAAACACTGCAAAAGTACCTACATATTCTTTAGAAGAAGTAGTAAAAGGATTTGAAGCTAATCCAAATATCTTGATCCGTACTGAACAAGTTGTAGATCAGAAAAAAGTTATTTTAAATCGTGAAGAATCTTTACAGCGTATTAAAGATGCAAACATGGTTGTTGAAGGAGCAAGCTTAATACGTAATGAATACGGTCATAAAAACTTTGGTAACTTTTTCTTCTTTATTACTGGTTTCCACGGTTTCCACGTTTCAGTAGGAATTATTTTAAATATTATTGTTTTCTTCAATGTACTTTTAGGTACTTATGAAAGAAGACGTAATTATGAAATGGTAGAAAAAGTTGGTTTATATTGGCACTTTGTAGATTTAGTGTGGGTATTCGTTTTCACATTCTTCTACTTAGTATAA
- a CDS encoding DUF4403 family protein gives MATKPEAEFQNKIAYNTKTSYVGMPISVAIKDIQTVLNQNITHLIYADSILADDNMEIKIWKTNAIQLSAENGKIKSVLPVKIWVKYRYGTQFMGLNDTREFNFNGTFTFLSDVALSNWHLSTKSNLQRIVWNESPNIQIGNKQVAITYLINPAMNWFKKDIANQVDQAIAKTCDFKPQVLDALKALAEPRLVNDKYETWLSINPLEIYATDATLEKNNVVLNMGLKANIRTVIGNKPQENVNWNQLKITKVKSIPNYFNGTIAAITTYKSAARVITNNFKGETFSSGKKKITIQEVDMWQQQDKIIIALTLQGSLNGTIYLSGIPKYNVDLQQVYFEQLDYVLNTKNVLHKSASWLLNGLIVRKIQENCTYSIANDIETGKTIAQQFLTHYSPMKGVYIDGKMDNLTFDRFELLNHAMVSYINTNGNVAISIQGLE, from the coding sequence ATGGCAACAAAACCAGAAGCTGAGTTTCAGAATAAAATTGCGTACAATACTAAAACTTCGTACGTGGGCATGCCCATAAGCGTTGCTATTAAAGACATACAAACGGTATTAAATCAAAACATAACGCATTTAATATATGCAGATAGCATTTTAGCCGATGATAATATGGAAATTAAAATATGGAAAACCAACGCCATACAATTATCAGCAGAAAACGGTAAAATAAAATCAGTTTTACCAGTAAAAATTTGGGTAAAATACCGCTATGGCACTCAGTTTATGGGATTAAATGATACACGCGAATTTAATTTTAACGGTACATTTACCTTTTTAAGCGATGTTGCGTTATCGAATTGGCATTTATCAACAAAATCCAATTTACAACGCATTGTTTGGAATGAAAGTCCGAATATACAAATTGGTAACAAACAAGTTGCTATTACATATTTGATTAATCCGGCTATGAATTGGTTTAAGAAAGATATTGCCAATCAGGTAGATCAGGCAATTGCTAAAACATGCGATTTTAAACCGCAAGTACTTGACGCATTAAAAGCTTTGGCCGAACCTAGGTTAGTAAACGACAAATACGAAACATGGTTAAGCATCAATCCATTAGAAATTTATGCAACTGATGCCACGCTAGAAAAAAACAATGTCGTTTTAAATATGGGGCTAAAAGCCAATATTAGAACCGTTATTGGCAACAAACCGCAGGAAAATGTAAATTGGAATCAATTAAAAATTACAAAAGTAAAAAGCATACCTAACTATTTTAACGGAACTATTGCTGCAATAACCACCTACAAAAGTGCTGCACGGGTTATAACAAATAATTTTAAAGGAGAAACCTTTAGCTCTGGTAAGAAAAAAATTACCATTCAGGAAGTTGATATGTGGCAACAACAAGATAAAATAATTATTGCCTTAACCTTACAAGGTAGTTTAAACGGAACGATTTATTTAAGTGGCATACCAAAATATAATGTAGATTTGCAACAAGTTTATTTTGAACAATTAGATTATGTATTAAACACCAAAAATGTTTTGCACAAATCGGCAAGTTGGTTATTAAACGGATTAATTGTTAGAAAAATTCAGGAGAATTGTACATACAGCATTGCAAACGATATTGAAACAGGCAAAACCATTGCACAACAGTTTTTAACGCATTATTCGCCCATGAAAGGTGTTTATATTGATGGTAAAATGGACAATCTTACTTTTGATAGGTTTGAACTACTAAACCATGCCATGGTAAGTTATATTAACACCAATGGTAACGTAGCAATTTCTATTCAGGGATTAGAATAA
- the gcvH gene encoding glycine cleavage system protein GcvH, with the protein MNIPANLKYTKDHEWVSIEGDIATVGITDFAQKELGDIVYVEVDALDQTLDKDEVFGTVEAVKTVSDLFLPLTGEIVEFNEELETAPESVNTDPYGAGWMIKIKFTNTEELEGLLSDAAYKEIIGA; encoded by the coding sequence ATGAATATACCAGCAAACTTAAAGTACACAAAAGATCACGAGTGGGTATCAATTGAAGGAGATATCGCAACAGTAGGAATCACTGATTTTGCTCAGAAAGAATTAGGAGATATTGTTTATGTTGAAGTTGATGCTTTAGATCAAACATTAGATAAAGACGAAGTTTTTGGAACAGTTGAGGCTGTTAAAACCGTTTCGGATTTATTTTTACCTTTAACAGGAGAAATTGTTGAGTTTAATGAAGAGTTAGAAACTGCTCCAGAATCTGTAAATACTGATCCTTACGGTGCAGGTTGGATGATTAAAATTAAATTTACTAATACTGAGGAATTAGAAGGTTTATTATCAGACGCAGCATACAAAGAAATTATTGGTGCATAA
- the cyoE gene encoding heme o synthase: METLHKKTSLKSVFDNFKAITKMGLAVSVVFSAIVGYLLGVSAEFPFKWSTLILLAIGGYCMVGASNVYNQIIEKDLDAKMDRTKKRPIPSGAMSTQAAFILGTVLTLIGLAILYAINPKSAMFGAISIFLYVSVYTPLKTKTPLSVFVGAFPGAIPFMLGWVAATNQFGIEAGTLFLIQFFWQFPHFWAIGWFLYDDYSKAGFYMLPTGKRDKKTALQTILYTIWLIIASVIPAFGITGTLKLSFTAAVIVVALGLWMLYYAMRLYKEMSTKAARSLMLVSVSYISLLQIVYVVDKFLR; encoded by the coding sequence TTGGAAACTTTACATAAAAAAACTTCCTTAAAATCTGTTTTTGACAACTTTAAAGCAATCACAAAAATGGGGTTGGCGGTAAGTGTTGTTTTTTCAGCCATTGTGGGATATTTATTAGGCGTTTCTGCTGAGTTTCCTTTTAAATGGAGTACTTTAATTTTATTGGCAATTGGCGGATATTGCATGGTTGGTGCTTCTAATGTTTATAATCAGATTATAGAGAAAGATTTAGATGCTAAAATGGATAGAACCAAAAAGCGTCCTATTCCATCTGGTGCCATGTCAACGCAAGCCGCGTTCATATTAGGAACTGTTTTAACACTGATTGGTTTAGCAATTTTATATGCTATTAATCCAAAATCAGCCATGTTTGGAGCAATTTCTATTTTTTTATATGTAAGTGTTTATACTCCGTTAAAAACAAAAACCCCTTTATCTGTTTTTGTTGGTGCATTTCCGGGAGCTATTCCATTTATGTTAGGATGGGTTGCTGCTACCAATCAATTTGGTATTGAAGCAGGAACTTTATTTTTAATTCAATTTTTCTGGCAATTTCCGCATTTTTGGGCAATTGGTTGGTTTTTATATGACGATTATAGTAAAGCAGGTTTTTATATGTTACCAACAGGTAAAAGAGATAAAAAAACTGCATTACAAACTATTTTATATACTATTTGGTTAATTATTGCTTCTGTAATTCCTGCGTTTGGTATTACCGGAACTTTAAAGCTTAGTTTTACTGCTGCAGTTATTGTTGTTGCACTTGGTTTGTGGATGCTTTATTATGCTATGAGATTGTATAAAGAAATGTCAACTAAAGCCGCAAGATCTTTAATGTTAGTGAGCGTATCTTACATTTCTTTATTGCAAATTGTGTATGTTGTAGATAAATTTTTAAGATAA
- a CDS encoding DUF420 domain-containing protein produces METAQDAKKYNKLITVISIIIPVVVALLFGVKLKDFGYDVEPLSQLPPIYATINGFTAVLLVLAVVAVKNGKRKLHENLMKLAMLCSVVFLGLYVAYHMTSDSTPFGGEGTIRYVYFFILITHILLSIIIIPVVLVTYARAMVGNFPQHKKIAKYAFPLWLYVAVTGVIVYIMISPYYVH; encoded by the coding sequence ATGGAAACTGCTCAAGATGCTAAAAAGTACAACAAATTAATTACTGTAATTTCAATTATTATTCCAGTTGTTGTAGCACTGCTTTTTGGTGTTAAATTAAAAGATTTTGGTTACGATGTAGAACCATTAAGCCAATTACCTCCAATTTATGCAACGATTAATGGCTTTACTGCAGTATTGCTTGTACTTGCTGTTGTTGCTGTTAAAAATGGTAAACGTAAATTGCACGAAAACTTAATGAAACTTGCCATGCTTTGCTCGGTTGTTTTTTTAGGATTATATGTTGCGTATCACATGACGTCTGATTCTACTCCTTTTGGTGGTGAAGGAACAATTAGATATGTTTATTTCTTTATTTTAATCACGCATATTTTACTATCAATTATTATTATTCCAGTTGTCTTAGTAACCTATGCTCGTGCTATGGTAGGTAATTTTCCGCAACATAAAAAAATCGCAAAATATGCGTTCCCCTTATGGTTGTATGTAGCTGTTACCGGGGTTATTGTTTATATTATGATATCTCCTTACTATGTTCACTAA